A genomic segment from Tessaracoccus defluvii encodes:
- a CDS encoding glycosyltransferase, which produces MSRPRLAIGPANYAGQAHAWAQAVRDHLPADAWSFAPDRGGFNFAVDRRLGPLANRNPVLRSVRSNRFFRGTTHVAVDGFEVFFHLKRRGKLAGDLRQLRRAGKQVALISHGSDTRDPQAHLARVGHSYFREGDDAWRAALTASTAETRAIAEGSGLPLFYSTPDLAHDLPSGRWLPTTIDVDGWRSDQPLLERRRPRVLHVPSRRNPPIKGTQYIEPPLRELDAAGVIEYVSPEGVPHSEMRALVQSVDVVVDQILMGSYGVAAVEAMAAGRVVVGSLDDVRDLLEEAPEFVETTPSGVRDAILRIVEERDAMRESAERNLAFVRRWHDGRESAARLSGFLGLAGEES; this is translated from the coding sequence ATGTCTCGACCCCGGCTGGCCATCGGCCCGGCGAACTATGCGGGACAGGCGCACGCCTGGGCCCAGGCTGTGCGGGATCACCTGCCCGCCGATGCGTGGTCCTTCGCCCCTGACCGTGGGGGGTTCAACTTCGCGGTCGACCGCAGGCTCGGCCCCCTCGCCAACCGCAACCCCGTGCTCAGGTCCGTCCGGTCCAACCGGTTCTTCAGGGGCACCACGCATGTCGCCGTCGACGGGTTCGAGGTCTTCTTCCACCTCAAGCGCAGGGGAAAGCTGGCCGGTGACCTGCGCCAGCTCCGCCGCGCGGGGAAGCAGGTGGCGCTGATCTCGCACGGCTCCGACACCCGTGACCCGCAGGCGCACCTGGCGCGTGTCGGACACTCCTACTTCCGCGAGGGCGACGACGCCTGGCGGGCCGCGCTGACGGCGTCGACCGCCGAGACCCGCGCCATCGCAGAGGGCAGCGGGCTGCCGCTGTTCTACTCCACACCCGACCTGGCCCACGACCTGCCGTCCGGCCGGTGGCTGCCCACCACCATCGACGTCGACGGGTGGCGCTCCGACCAGCCGCTCCTGGAGCGACGGCGGCCACGCGTGCTGCACGTGCCCAGCAGGCGCAACCCCCCGATCAAGGGGACCCAGTACATCGAGCCGCCGCTGCGGGAACTCGACGCCGCAGGCGTGATCGAATACGTCTCGCCGGAAGGGGTTCCGCACAGCGAGATGCGGGCGCTCGTCCAGTCCGTCGACGTCGTCGTCGACCAGATCCTCATGGGCTCCTACGGGGTCGCCGCCGTCGAGGCCATGGCTGCCGGGCGGGTCGTCGTCGGCTCGCTCGACGACGTGCGGGACCTCCTGGAGGAGGCACCCGAGTTCGTCGAGACGACGCCCTCGGGGGTACGGGACGCGATCCTCCGGATCGTGGAGGAGCGCGACGCGATGCGGGAGTCGGCGGAACGGAACCTGGCCTTCGTGCGCCGCTGGCATGACGGGCGGGAATCGGCGGCCCGGCTCTCCGGCTTCCTGGGACTCGCAGGGGAGGAGTCGTGA
- a CDS encoding glycosyltransferase, which translates to MSAPVLAIGPANYAGQAYEWAEAVNRHTSASAWAFMRGPVRRRHYGFPAHRIIHPLDFYFSPGRGWRSKLLLRGVTHVALDGYEAYYRRPRATTVGKDATWLAKQGFTMALIAHGSDVRDPVAHRERMKWSFFNEGPAEWRDALTASTRLNRDTADRLGYPLFVSTPDLLLDQPSATWLPLSMDPTRWAAPHDALERAVPRVLHIPSRRNPPIKGTQYVDPVMRRLEAAGAIEYVSPESVPHSEMKALVQSCDIVVDQILTGSYGVTAVEAMAAGRILVGGIAPEVRARMTEAPALFDADPDTLNEVMERILDDRAAARETAVRNVEFVRRWHDGRAAADALAGYLGLRSDATF; encoded by the coding sequence GTGAGCGCCCCGGTGCTGGCGATCGGCCCCGCCAACTACGCGGGCCAGGCCTACGAATGGGCCGAGGCCGTCAACCGGCACACGTCCGCGTCCGCGTGGGCGTTCATGCGGGGCCCTGTGCGTCGGCGTCACTACGGCTTCCCTGCCCATCGCATCATCCACCCGCTCGACTTCTACTTCTCGCCCGGGAGGGGGTGGCGCTCGAAGCTGCTCCTCCGCGGAGTGACGCATGTCGCGCTGGACGGATACGAGGCGTACTACCGCAGGCCCCGCGCCACGACGGTCGGGAAGGACGCCACGTGGCTCGCGAAGCAGGGCTTCACGATGGCGCTGATCGCCCACGGCAGCGATGTCCGCGATCCCGTCGCCCACCGCGAGCGGATGAAGTGGTCGTTCTTCAACGAGGGCCCGGCCGAGTGGCGCGACGCGCTCACGGCCTCCACGCGCCTCAACCGGGACACCGCGGACCGGCTCGGCTACCCGTTGTTCGTGTCGACACCCGACCTGCTGCTCGACCAGCCGTCCGCGACGTGGCTTCCGCTGAGCATGGATCCGACCCGGTGGGCCGCCCCGCACGATGCGCTCGAGCGGGCAGTGCCCCGCGTCCTCCACATCCCGAGCCGCCGCAATCCCCCGATCAAGGGGACGCAGTACGTCGACCCGGTGATGCGGAGGCTCGAGGCTGCCGGCGCGATCGAGTACGTGTCGCCGGAGTCGGTGCCCCACAGCGAGATGAAGGCGCTCGTGCAGTCCTGTGACATCGTCGTGGACCAGATCCTGACCGGCTCCTACGGCGTGACCGCGGTCGAGGCCATGGCGGCGGGCCGGATCCTGGTGGGAGGCATCGCCCCCGAGGTCCGGGCCAGAATGACGGAGGCTCCCGCGTTGTTCGACGCCGATCCCGACACGTTGAACGAGGTCATGGAGAGGATCCTCGACGACCGGGCCGCGGCCAGGGAGACGGCGGTCCGCAACGTGGAGTTCGTCCGTCGCTGGCATGACGGACGCGCCGCGGCCGACGCGCTGGCGGGCTACCTCGGGCTGAGGTCGGACGCCACCTTCTGA
- a CDS encoding O-antigen ligase family protein — translation MTRLLLFLLPSLATVALYLPGGLLMPARLVILALAGLAVADLVRRPGLLRSPVLLVAVGASAVIGLFGVIGLLRYGGHAASLAQWGFALLGVCAAAVLGRERRAVRALLWGWLASAGLAAVVGFWEIATARHLPGNAPAREYAGVVPGWNVISSFFDNPNLYAYHCVVVILLLPALGMTARRPLTRALPIVAAPALAVLLLWTSGRMAIIAAAVGLAVCALTRRWSRWVLAAAVAALAATIALDVPPGRQVSAAARMLIENLQWGELTSSGARLQLIRAGVWMTEQSQFLGVGPGRFADMARDPANPHVAEFTNPHFGLVELLAEYGVVSLLALVAALTAGVVLVVRVVRRPLPADAEPEQREDRTFAHAALALIVVTPLLSAMHSTWLSQPLTAVQLGTVAALLALVGTCSSRSEVEP, via the coding sequence GTGACGAGGCTCCTTCTCTTTCTGCTGCCGAGCCTGGCGACGGTGGCCCTGTACCTGCCCGGCGGCCTCCTGATGCCGGCGCGACTCGTGATCCTCGCCCTCGCTGGGCTGGCGGTGGCCGACCTCGTCCGGCGGCCCGGGCTGCTGCGCTCCCCCGTCCTGCTCGTCGCCGTCGGCGCCAGCGCGGTGATCGGACTCTTCGGCGTCATCGGGCTGCTCCGCTACGGCGGGCACGCCGCCTCGCTCGCGCAGTGGGGCTTCGCGTTGCTGGGCGTCTGCGCCGCGGCCGTCCTCGGCAGGGAACGGCGCGCGGTCAGGGCGCTGCTGTGGGGCTGGCTCGCGTCCGCCGGCCTCGCGGCGGTGGTCGGGTTCTGGGAGATCGCCACGGCCCGACACCTGCCGGGCAATGCACCGGCCCGCGAGTACGCCGGCGTGGTCCCGGGCTGGAACGTCATCTCGTCGTTCTTCGACAACCCCAACCTGTATGCCTACCACTGCGTCGTCGTGATTCTGCTGCTGCCTGCCCTGGGGATGACAGCGCGGCGGCCGCTGACGCGTGCGCTGCCGATCGTGGCTGCGCCGGCGCTCGCGGTGCTGCTGCTGTGGACGTCGGGACGCATGGCGATCATCGCCGCGGCCGTGGGCCTTGCCGTCTGTGCCCTGACGCGCCGCTGGTCACGCTGGGTGCTCGCCGCCGCGGTCGCCGCGCTGGCCGCCACGATCGCCCTGGATGTGCCGCCCGGCAGGCAGGTGTCCGCCGCGGCGCGGATGCTGATCGAGAACCTCCAGTGGGGCGAGCTGACCTCGTCCGGGGCCCGGCTGCAGCTGATCAGGGCCGGCGTCTGGATGACGGAGCAGAGCCAGTTCCTCGGGGTCGGTCCCGGCCGATTCGCCGATATGGCCCGCGACCCGGCGAACCCCCACGTCGCGGAGTTCACCAACCCGCATTTCGGGCTCGTCGAGTTGCTCGCCGAGTACGGGGTCGTCTCGCTGCTCGCCCTCGTCGCCGCCCTCACCGCCGGAGTGGTCCTCGTCGTGCGGGTCGTACGCAGACCCCTGCCGGCCGACGCGGAGCCCGAGCAGCGTGAGGACCGCACCTTCGCGCACGCCGCGCTGGCGCTGATCGTCGTCACGCCCCTCCTGTCGGCGATGCACTCGACGTGGCTCTCGCAGCCGCTGACGGCGGTGCAGCTGGGGACCGTCGCGGCCCTTCTCGCACTGGTCGGTACCTGCTCCTCCCGCAGCGAGGTCGAACCGTGA
- a CDS encoding O-antigen ligase family protein, with protein sequence MTTQGAELGTKSPPRRGLPATAIVATLLAAAVVVLVFRLPGAVVVSALLPVAALLCVGVYRPRRDSAPLWVFQGCAIVCGGIGLVFAPGTPPAVNYATLAVIFTLFALALLATGTEMAAGRAVMGAFYWAFGATMLIGWAEVITGFKLQSILYPDAGNLLYPGRFYVAAYFPNINDFGVVVAMFSIMAVARFLFDVRGPVRQVARLAAAAAGAVLIFGGGSRGSLVAMLVGWALLLLVSLRQTRRRALPAAPIIVAGFLAMAVALYVWSLPVIQDSSTKVRGDILRNTISLSMEYPASVWFGWGHNAAFQTAVKAAYANQLMDPHNVLLEIYSWYGLPTLLAFLALLAVIVYRGVWLMELRDHWTAVVAVVLFSLTPVLGIVPSSSLRYYYLFVLAACAIAALSPRQGRNSP encoded by the coding sequence GTGACGACGCAGGGGGCAGAGCTGGGCACGAAGTCGCCTCCTCGCCGGGGGCTGCCCGCCACCGCGATCGTGGCGACGCTCCTCGCCGCCGCCGTCGTCGTCCTCGTCTTCCGCCTCCCGGGTGCGGTGGTGGTCTCCGCGCTGCTTCCTGTCGCGGCTCTCCTGTGCGTCGGGGTGTACCGGCCGCGACGGGACTCGGCCCCGCTGTGGGTGTTCCAGGGCTGCGCCATCGTCTGCGGCGGCATCGGCCTGGTGTTCGCGCCGGGCACCCCTCCCGCCGTGAACTACGCCACACTCGCCGTCATCTTCACCCTCTTCGCCCTCGCGCTCCTGGCGACGGGCACGGAGATGGCCGCCGGGCGCGCCGTGATGGGCGCGTTCTACTGGGCCTTCGGCGCCACGATGCTGATCGGCTGGGCCGAGGTCATCACCGGCTTCAAGCTGCAGTCGATCCTGTACCCCGACGCGGGCAACCTGCTGTACCCGGGACGGTTCTACGTGGCCGCCTACTTCCCCAACATCAACGACTTCGGCGTCGTCGTGGCGATGTTCTCGATCATGGCGGTCGCGCGCTTCCTCTTCGACGTCCGTGGCCCTGTCCGTCAGGTCGCGCGCCTCGCAGCAGCCGCAGCCGGCGCGGTCCTGATCTTCGGCGGCGGGTCGCGCGGCTCCCTGGTGGCCATGCTCGTCGGCTGGGCCCTGCTGCTCCTCGTCAGCCTGCGGCAGACGCGACGGCGGGCGCTCCCCGCGGCCCCCATCATCGTTGCAGGCTTCCTGGCCATGGCTGTGGCCCTGTACGTGTGGTCGCTGCCCGTGATCCAGGACTCCTCCACCAAGGTCCGCGGCGACATCCTGCGCAACACCATCTCTCTGTCCATGGAGTATCCGGCCAGCGTCTGGTTCGGCTGGGGGCACAACGCCGCCTTCCAGACCGCGGTGAAGGCCGCGTACGCGAACCAGTTGATGGACCCCCACAACGTGCTGCTCGAGATCTACTCCTGGTACGGGCTGCCGACGCTGCTCGCCTTCCTGGCGCTGCTGGCAGTCATCGTCTACCGGGGCGTGTGGCTCATGGAGCTGCGCGACCACTGGACCGCGGTGGTCGCCGTCGTCCTGTTCAGCCTCACCCCCGTGCTGGGGATCGTTCCCTCCAGCTCGCTGCGGTACTACTACCTCTTCGTCCTCGCGGCCTGCGCCATCGCCGCCCTGTCACCCCGCCAAGGAAGGAACAGCCCGTGA
- a CDS encoding glycosyltransferase family protein: MPTPSLAIGPANYAGQAHAWAGAVVRHLPARSWSFSHQPLRPGGFQFDVDVMVGRYSYRNPLLRRLRTRRFFADASHVAVDGFKPFFHLRQGGKLAGDVAQLARAGKRVALISHGTDTRSPEGHRDRVADSYFREGDADWLAAVSSSSRANREYAESSGVPVFYSTPDLGHDLPFGTWLPVCIDVDAWEWDGELLERERPRVLHLPSRRNPPIKGSRHIEPVLDELHEAGIIERVQVPSAVPHSQVRDLVRGSDVVIDQVLAGFYGVAAVEAMAAGRVVIGGLQDVQGLMPEMPELVEATPATVREAVLRTLEDREALRAAARRNQAFVRRWHDGRESAARLAGFLGVPGAPVA, encoded by the coding sequence GTGCCGACCCCGTCTCTGGCCATCGGCCCAGCCAACTATGCAGGGCAGGCCCACGCGTGGGCCGGCGCCGTGGTCCGCCACCTCCCGGCCCGGTCGTGGTCGTTCTCCCACCAGCCGCTGCGGCCCGGGGGCTTCCAGTTCGACGTCGACGTGATGGTCGGCCGCTACTCCTACCGCAACCCCCTGCTGCGCCGGCTCCGCACCAGAAGGTTCTTCGCCGACGCCAGCCACGTCGCCGTCGACGGCTTCAAGCCCTTCTTCCATCTCCGCCAGGGAGGCAAGCTGGCGGGCGACGTCGCCCAGCTGGCGCGCGCAGGGAAGCGGGTCGCACTCATCTCCCACGGCACCGACACCCGCAGCCCCGAGGGACACCGGGACCGGGTGGCCGACTCGTACTTCCGGGAGGGGGACGCGGACTGGCTTGCCGCCGTCAGCTCGTCGAGCCGGGCGAACCGCGAGTACGCGGAGAGCAGCGGAGTGCCGGTGTTCTACTCGACCCCCGACCTGGGCCACGATCTGCCGTTCGGGACCTGGCTTCCGGTGTGCATCGACGTCGATGCCTGGGAGTGGGACGGCGAACTGCTGGAGCGGGAGCGGCCCCGCGTGCTGCACCTGCCCAGCAGACGCAACCCGCCGATCAAGGGCAGCCGCCACATCGAGCCCGTCCTGGACGAACTCCACGAGGCCGGGATCATCGAGCGGGTGCAGGTGCCGTCCGCCGTGCCGCACAGCCAGGTGCGCGACCTCGTGCGGGGCTCCGACGTCGTGATCGACCAGGTGCTGGCCGGCTTCTACGGTGTGGCGGCCGTCGAGGCGATGGCCGCCGGCCGCGTCGTGATCGGGGGACTGCAGGACGTCCAGGGCCTCATGCCGGAGATGCCGGAACTCGTCGAGGCGACCCCGGCGACGGTGCGGGAGGCGGTTCTGCGCACGCTGGAGGACCGGGAGGCGCTCCGGGCGGCGGCGCGGCGCAACCAGGCTTTCGTCCGTCGCTGGCACGACGGCCGCGAGTCGGCGGCGCGGCTGGCGGGCTTCCTCGGGGTCCCCGGCGCCCCCGTCGCCTGA
- a CDS encoding glycosyltransferase family protein — translation MSPRMIFHVPFVLDENAGSASGIRPVQMRNAFRDLGYDVTVVSGHSKERGAAMRAVREAVRRGETFDFCYSESSTMPMSMTDPNHLPLHPLQDYAFFRELRRAGIRVGHFLRDFYWAFPEYRRSNKFPKREVALAGYRWDMLNYPRHVDRLYLPSAGMGAYLNLPASLLDELPPGQGWTEPTPGPTSGVHLFYVGGVGPHYRLHRFVEAVHLARSGGVDVTLTLCTPVDQWNAALPEYAEWISDGIRVVQGHGAALRPYFEASNVGALMVEPEEYRSFAAPVKLFDYLGAGKPVLASEGTHAAALAAREGWGWSIPYDTTAIADWLTRAAADPTVLTDKATAVAEGRRRHTWRARAQKVASDLSPR, via the coding sequence GTGAGCCCCCGCATGATCTTCCACGTCCCGTTCGTGCTCGACGAGAATGCCGGCTCGGCATCCGGGATCCGGCCCGTGCAGATGCGCAACGCCTTCCGCGATCTGGGCTACGACGTCACCGTCGTGTCCGGACACTCGAAGGAACGGGGCGCCGCCATGCGCGCCGTGCGCGAGGCCGTGCGTCGGGGCGAGACGTTCGACTTCTGCTATTCGGAGTCGTCGACGATGCCGATGAGCATGACCGACCCGAACCACCTCCCCCTGCACCCGCTGCAGGACTACGCCTTCTTCCGGGAACTGCGGCGTGCCGGGATCCGCGTCGGCCACTTCCTGCGCGACTTCTACTGGGCGTTCCCCGAGTACCGCCGCAGCAACAAGTTCCCCAAGCGCGAGGTCGCCCTGGCCGGCTACCGCTGGGACATGCTGAACTACCCCAGGCACGTCGACCGGCTCTACCTCCCGTCCGCGGGGATGGGCGCCTACCTGAACCTCCCCGCGTCGCTCCTCGACGAGCTGCCGCCGGGACAGGGCTGGACCGAGCCGACCCCCGGCCCCACCTCCGGCGTCCACCTCTTCTACGTCGGCGGCGTGGGCCCCCACTACCGGCTCCACCGGTTCGTGGAGGCGGTCCACCTGGCCCGCTCCGGCGGCGTCGACGTCACCCTGACGCTGTGCACACCCGTGGACCAGTGGAACGCGGCGCTCCCCGAGTACGCGGAGTGGATCTCCGACGGGATCCGCGTCGTGCAGGGCCACGGCGCCGCGCTGCGCCCCTACTTCGAGGCCTCCAACGTGGGCGCGCTGATGGTGGAGCCTGAGGAGTACCGGAGCTTCGCCGCCCCGGTGAAACTCTTCGACTACCTCGGCGCGGGCAAGCCCGTGCTGGCTTCCGAAGGGACGCACGCCGCCGCGCTGGCCGCCCGCGAGGGCTGGGGCTGGAGCATTCCCTACGACACCACCGCCATCGCCGACTGGCTGACCCGGGCCGCCGCCGACCCCACCGTGTTGACGGACAAAGCAACCGCCGTTGCCGAGGGACGCCGTCGGCACACGTGGCGGGCCAGGGCTCAGAAGGTGGCGTCCGACCTCAGCCCGAGGTAG
- a CDS encoding nucleotide sugar dehydrogenase has product MKIAVVAMGKIGLPLAVQFASKGHDVVGVDVQQRVVDLINEAVEPFPGEAYLQDKLSELVPAGRLRATTDYAEAIPGADAVVLVVPLFVNDETWEPDFGWMEAATRSLAEHLTPGTLVSYETTLPVGTTRNRWKPMLEEVSGLVEGTDFHLIFSPERVLTGRVFEDLRKYPKLVGGLSDAGTAAGVTFYEQVLDFDDRPDLDQPNGVWDMGTAEAAEMAKLAETTYRDVNIGLANQFGRFAAGNGIDIYKVIDACNSQPFSHIHRPGIAVGGHCIPVYPRLYLWTDPDATIVRTAREANMQMPDYTVSLVESALDGSLAGRRVVVLGASYRGRVKETAFSGVFTAVDALKARGAEVLVHDPMFTDEELAAYGFTPYHLGEGVDAAILQADHPEYVELTPADLPGIAVLVDGRNATRPANWAGVTRLVVGKGF; this is encoded by the coding sequence ATGAAGATCGCCGTCGTCGCGATGGGAAAGATCGGGCTGCCCCTTGCCGTGCAGTTCGCATCGAAGGGGCACGACGTGGTCGGGGTGGACGTCCAGCAGCGCGTCGTCGACCTCATCAACGAAGCCGTGGAACCCTTCCCGGGAGAGGCGTACCTCCAGGACAAGCTGAGCGAGCTCGTGCCCGCCGGACGGCTGCGCGCCACCACTGACTACGCCGAGGCCATTCCGGGCGCTGACGCCGTCGTCCTTGTCGTCCCCCTGTTCGTCAACGATGAGACGTGGGAGCCGGACTTCGGCTGGATGGAGGCGGCGACCCGCTCGCTCGCGGAGCACCTGACCCCCGGCACCCTGGTCTCCTACGAGACCACGCTGCCCGTCGGCACCACCCGCAACCGCTGGAAGCCGATGCTCGAGGAGGTCTCCGGACTGGTCGAGGGCACCGACTTCCACCTGATCTTCTCCCCGGAGCGTGTCCTCACGGGCCGCGTCTTCGAGGACCTGCGCAAGTACCCCAAGCTGGTCGGCGGCCTCAGCGACGCCGGCACCGCCGCGGGCGTCACGTTCTACGAGCAGGTGCTGGACTTCGATGACCGGCCCGACCTTGACCAGCCCAACGGCGTGTGGGACATGGGTACAGCGGAGGCGGCCGAGATGGCCAAGCTGGCCGAGACCACGTACCGCGACGTCAACATCGGCCTCGCGAACCAGTTCGGCCGGTTCGCGGCTGGCAACGGGATCGACATCTACAAGGTGATCGACGCCTGCAACTCGCAGCCCTTCAGCCACATCCACCGGCCCGGCATCGCCGTCGGCGGCCACTGCATCCCCGTCTACCCCCGCCTGTACCTGTGGACCGATCCGGACGCCACGATCGTCCGCACCGCCCGCGAGGCCAACATGCAGATGCCCGACTACACCGTGTCGCTCGTGGAGTCGGCCCTCGACGGCTCGCTCGCGGGTCGCCGCGTCGTCGTGCTCGGCGCCTCGTACCGCGGCCGGGTCAAGGAGACGGCGTTCTCCGGCGTCTTCACCGCCGTCGACGCCCTGAAGGCCCGCGGGGCCGAGGTCCTCGTGCACGACCCGATGTTCACCGACGAGGAGCTCGCGGCGTACGGGTTCACGCCGTACCACCTCGGCGAGGGCGTGGACGCGGCGATCCTCCAGGCCGACCACCCGGAGTACGTCGAGCTGACGCCGGCGGACCTGCCCGGGATCGCGGTGCTGGTCGACGGACGCAACGCCACCCGACCCGCCAACTGGGCCGGCGTCACGCGGCTCGTCGTCGGCAAGGGGTTCTGA
- a CDS encoding YveK family protein has protein sequence MSEQSDVNTRRIDLWGAVLQLWAHKWVWLAVFAVVTALGATYALTRPTNTIATQWVHLTLADTESEADALQQTALLSPLALTYVEFASTPPYTDRFVEQHPELSTPEAVRGAVRVQLRNVTLMEFIATGEDAEQQATLARDLAASFVETLNETEDDHLVMRGTLHGDPMLAASSSNRSMLLGGSVFGAAALATAVVAVLAIRRRDGQPAS, from the coding sequence ATGAGCGAACAGAGCGACGTGAACACCCGGCGGATCGACCTGTGGGGCGCCGTGCTCCAGTTGTGGGCGCACAAGTGGGTCTGGCTGGCAGTGTTCGCCGTCGTCACCGCCCTCGGCGCCACCTACGCGTTGACGCGCCCCACGAACACCATCGCCACCCAGTGGGTCCACCTGACGCTCGCGGACACCGAGAGCGAGGCCGACGCGCTGCAGCAGACCGCGCTCCTGAGTCCCCTGGCCCTGACCTACGTCGAGTTCGCCTCCACGCCGCCCTACACCGACCGGTTCGTCGAGCAGCACCCTGAGCTGTCCACGCCCGAGGCGGTCAGAGGTGCGGTCCGGGTGCAGCTGCGCAACGTGACGCTCATGGAGTTCATCGCCACCGGCGAGGACGCCGAACAGCAGGCGACCCTCGCCCGCGACCTCGCCGCCAGCTTCGTCGAGACGCTCAACGAGACAGAGGACGACCATCTCGTCATGCGTGGCACGCTGCACGGCGATCCGATGCTCGCCGCGTCCTCCTCGAACAGGAGCATGCTGCTGGGCGGCTCGGTGTTCGGGGCCGCTGCGCTGGCGACGGCAGTGGTCGCCGTCCTCGCGATCCGACGCAGGGACGGACAGCCGGCCTCGTGA